The Cohnella abietis genome has a segment encoding these proteins:
- a CDS encoding PadR family transcriptional regulator produces MSMKLLILGLLMECNRHPYEIRQTIKARNWHHTFKVQDGSLYYAVDQLRVDGLIEVAEIISVSGDNRPDKTIYRITDTGKVELQELMYQQMGNGFHPHHPLFLALPFARHGENELMEPIIEKQLEACEERIKHLQFVLELKGDWLPRGSTHMIQGILRFSETERLWLQDLLKDVKSGELTLPGTMPDQSSHDKS; encoded by the coding sequence ATGTCCATGAAGCTATTGATTCTTGGATTACTAATGGAGTGCAATCGCCATCCCTACGAAATTAGGCAAACCATTAAAGCGCGTAATTGGCACCATACGTTCAAGGTGCAGGATGGCTCCCTATATTATGCAGTTGATCAATTGCGAGTGGACGGTCTCATTGAAGTGGCCGAGATCATTTCGGTATCCGGTGATAATCGACCAGACAAAACAATCTACCGTATAACAGATACAGGGAAGGTCGAGCTGCAAGAGCTGATGTATCAGCAGATGGGAAATGGTTTCCATCCTCATCATCCTCTCTTCTTGGCTTTGCCATTCGCAAGGCATGGGGAAAATGAGTTGATGGAGCCGATTATTGAAAAGCAGCTGGAAGCGTGTGAGGAAAGAATCAAGCACCTCCAATTCGTACTAGAGCTTAAGGGTGATTGGTTACCGCGTGGTTCAACCCACATGATTCAGGGAATATTGCGTTTTAGCGAGACAGAACGGTTATGGCTGCAGGATTTGCTGAAGGATGTTAAGTCGGGTGAGCTTACTTTACCTGGTACAATGCCTGATCAGTCAAGTCATGATAAAAGTTAA